In Oreochromis aureus strain Israel breed Guangdong linkage group 6, ZZ_aureus, whole genome shotgun sequence, the genomic window GATTATAAATCAGAGCCGTCACGAGAAATGCACAGATTTCTGCTGCTGGGACGTCAGGATGTAACGTTTTGTTGGGCTGCAGAAAACTTCAAAGTTTGGGAATGGCTTCATTAGGGAACATAAGGAGGCAGAAATCATCCGAGCTGATTATTAACCTTTAGTTAAAGTTCACCGTCCTTTAAACCaaactttaactttatttataaagcactaaAAACAGCAGCcactgaacaaacacacacttcaaaGCTCTTTGTGCAAAGACCTGAAAACAGACACATAAAGATCTTCATCTCCACGCGTTCTCACGAAAGGTGTTTGATTTTATGAAATTAACacaaaactgcagaaatgaAAGACGAACAAAGAAACTCTGCACGCAGCAGCAGCTGAAATTTAAATCTGAATATCTGAGGCTGAATCACATTTATCAGTAAAATGTCAATTTCCCGGGGTCACGGTGTTGGCGAGTGCTGCTTGGCCCCGTCGCTCTGTCTCGTGTGGATGACCGACTCTACAGCTCAGAGTTTTGGTGTACTGTCCCTTTAAGCCTGCAGTAAACCTGTGCGCGTCGCCGTGCGCGTCTCACCTGCTGAACCACCAGCCCGACTTGCTGTGTCTGACGCACTGAACGTCGGCGTCGATGCAGTTTGGCCGGTCATAGGTGCTGAACTTCACCCCGTCTGCACACGGACTCCCCGGTCCCGCCCCGTGGGCGTCGGCCAGAGCGTCGCCAGCGTTCCCGGTGAACTCGCCCAGATGTAACTGGTACTGATCCTTCAGGTGAGAACAGAGTGTGATCAGGCTCACACCTGCAGCGTGACCTTCAGCGAGGACATTTCATTTCACTTTACAGCCGAACCCTGAATGTTTGACGTGAACCTCACGGGTCGATGGCAGCGAGGAAGACCACACGCTGAAACTGCGAGTGCTGCGGGAGCTCACAATTGCAAATCTGATGCTCAGATTCATCGCAGCCAGTTTGTTCAGCTTTTACTGCACTTCAGCAACAGCTGATTAATCAAAGACAGCTTACACATACTTAAAAAGAAATATGCAGTAAGCAGTAACCCAGGTTATTGTTCTGAAGCTACATTTAACGACGCCCTTTAAATGCATCATTTTCACAGCCTTTAAAGGCCTGACTGCGAGGCCACACCTGGGTTCAGGTTTAACGTAAGGATCAGGTTTGGGTCCTCCTAAAACAGCAGCAAACAGCTCGTCTCGTGGTGACCGGAGCGTCGCGTCATCGCTCCGACACTCTGGAATATTCTGCAGCTCCTCCCCCTGCTGTTAGTTTATCTGTGTGTTTATGCTCAGCAGTGCAGGAAcactgagagagggagaggaacgCCGATGGGAACAGAGACCGGCGCTGACcttgatgctgctgctggtccGGACCGTAGTCTAAATAAGAACGAGTGTTATGAGAAACCGATAGGTGGTCAAAGGTCAGGGAGAGGCTGTAAAGTGTTCTGAGGATCAGATTTAATTTAAAACTGAGGAGTTTCCATGGTTACTTCAGTTTCACCTGTTCGCCTTCCACCTTGAAATTCTTGTACTCGGCGTAGCGCTCGTTCCCCTCAAAGTCCTCCATGTTGATGCGCAGGTCATAGTTccctaaaaacacagaaagcatcagacacacacacacacacacacacacacacacacacacacacacacacacacacacacacacacacacacacacacacacacaccttgtgATGTCAGATGGTGCAGGGGTTCGTTGCCCAACCAGAACTCTCCAGCAGGAGAGAAGAGGTCTCCGAATCCATGCTTGTACTCCACCCACGCCCTgcgcgtacacacacacacacacacacgcgcacacgcacacgcacacacacacacgatgacACATTTGTTTGCACTGTTAAAGTGTTCACGTGTGTAAAGGTGACACACCTGTCGAAGCTCTCTTTGCCGTCTCTCCTCCTCTGGAAGACGGTCCACCCTCCTCCGTGGTTCATGTCACAGTACACGCTCAGCGCCGTGGGAGCGCCGTCCGGCCGAATCACGTACAGCCCGCTGGCCACGTTTCCATCCTCAAACACCTCGGAGCagtctacatatatatatatacacacacacacacacacacacacacacacacacacacacacacacacacacacacacacacacacacacacacgcgaaAAGTTGGTGCCTGATGAGGAAAAGATCCCCGGTTCAATCCCAGGATGAGTGTAATAAAATAAGCATTCCTGGGTTTCTGATTTTGTGACGCTCTGTGTAGACatggtttgttttttaggtAAAGGAAAGCTTCCGGTGCTGACGATGACGGGTTTGATCCACACACGGTGGACACAGCCGTACCCCTGTAGAGGTCGTCGAGGCCCAGGTACGAGTTGGGgatctgctgcagctgctgcgcCTGGCTGCTGTGGAGCTCCTGGATGTAGCGGTGCTGCTCACTGATCACGTTTATCAACCCCTGGATCTCCGCCTCCAGCCGGCTCACGCTCTCCTCACACGGCACCGGCGCCTGGACAGGAGGATAAAAAAGCTCCCCTCAGGCACTCGGCAGTAATGAAGAAAGTGTGAGAAGATCATTGGTGTCCTCATCATTGTTTCTGTGATCTACTCTAAATCCTGACTGAAGCTCGTCACATCAAACGACTGAAACCCTGATTTATGAGACGATTTCAAGGActttaaaattcaattcaatgtatttatatagcactcttcacaggataaaaac contains:
- the LOC116324731 gene encoding fibrinogen-like protein 1, translated to MGVPMMATLRTSVAFLLHLASSVAAPVPCEESVSRLEAEIQGLINVISEQHRYIQELHSSQAQQLQQIPNSYLGLDDLYRDCSEVFEDGNVASGLYVIRPDGAPTALSVYCDMNHGGGWTVFQRRRDGKESFDRAWVEYKHGFGDLFSPAGEFWLGNEPLHHLTSQGNYDLRINMEDFEGNERYAEYKNFKVEGEQDQYQLHLGEFTGNAGDALADAHGAGPGSPCADGVKFSTYDRPNCIDADVQCVRHSKSGWWFSRCNAGNLNGHYYDGPFEAMTDDGVVWYTWHGWAYSIKSVVMMIRASDLEAPPPADVYLSGGPNLVPAAGRGAP